The Terracoccus luteus genome includes a region encoding these proteins:
- a CDS encoding sensor histidine kinase — MPVVGGVPWVTVADGHGAEPLKALPGRRRTLLQLGLAALGVFVLVVVGSSFAASRLAEREAVNDVANTTNLLATAVVQPAVRDSLLTGDPAARAALDRVVRESVLPNGIVRVKLWAPDGTVVYADESRLVGQRFELGDDQLAALADPQTRAEVSDLSSSENEFERYGGKLLEVYRPVWTPNGSELLFEVYGDYGPVQQRADGLWRGLAGVLATSLLLLLVLMAPVVLRLLDRLGAAQRQREALLQRAVDASETERRRIAADLHDGPVQDLVGSSLAVSGAAAALRADGRTELADDVGSAAGTVRSSVASLRTLLVELYPARLADAGLAASLADLTRPLGHHGIRVRLDVDHDAATALSPERQQVVHRVTREALRNVVKHAGAETVVVSLHLEPDAPPGRPVVLDVADDGRGFDPAAPGSGSGHIGTHVMADLAGDAGALLQLATRPGDGTRWRLALPGSAS, encoded by the coding sequence GTGCCCGTGGTCGGCGGCGTCCCGTGGGTCACGGTCGCCGACGGTCACGGGGCCGAGCCCCTCAAGGCGTTGCCCGGTCGCCGGCGAACCCTGCTGCAGCTCGGCCTGGCCGCGCTCGGCGTGTTCGTCCTCGTCGTCGTCGGCTCCTCCTTCGCCGCCAGCCGGCTCGCCGAGCGGGAGGCCGTCAACGACGTGGCCAACACGACGAACCTGCTCGCCACCGCCGTCGTGCAGCCCGCCGTGCGCGACTCGCTGCTGACCGGTGACCCGGCCGCGCGCGCCGCCCTCGACCGGGTCGTGCGCGAGTCGGTGCTGCCGAACGGCATCGTGCGCGTCAAGCTGTGGGCCCCCGACGGCACCGTCGTCTACGCCGACGAGAGCCGTCTCGTCGGGCAGCGTTTCGAGCTCGGCGACGACCAGCTCGCCGCCCTGGCCGACCCGCAGACGCGCGCCGAGGTGAGCGACCTCTCGAGCTCGGAGAACGAGTTCGAACGCTACGGCGGCAAGCTGCTCGAGGTGTACCGCCCCGTCTGGACCCCGAACGGCTCCGAGCTGCTCTTCGAGGTCTACGGCGACTACGGGCCGGTGCAGCAACGGGCCGACGGCCTGTGGCGTGGGCTCGCGGGTGTGCTGGCGACGAGCCTGCTCCTGCTGCTCGTGCTCATGGCCCCCGTCGTGCTGCGCCTGCTCGACCGTCTCGGGGCGGCCCAGCGACAGCGTGAGGCCCTGCTGCAGCGGGCCGTCGACGCCTCGGAGACCGAGCGCCGCCGCATCGCCGCCGACCTTCACGACGGTCCGGTGCAGGACCTCGTCGGCAGCTCGCTCGCCGTGTCCGGCGCCGCGGCCGCCCTGCGTGCGGACGGTCGCACCGAGCTGGCCGACGACGTCGGATCTGCCGCAGGCACAGTGCGATCCAGTGTCGCCAGCCTCCGTACTCTCCTCGTCGAGCTCTACCCGGCCCGGCTCGCCGACGCCGGCCTCGCCGCCTCGCTCGCCGACCTCACCCGCCCCCTCGGCCACCACGGCATCCGGGTGCGGCTCGACGTCGACCACGACGCCGCCACGGCCCTCAGCCCCGAGCGGCAGCAGGTCGTGCACCGTGTCACGCGAGAGGCGCTGCGCAACGTCGTCAAGCACGCCGGCGCCGAGACGGTGGTGGTGTCGCTGCACCTCGAGCCCGACGCGCCGCCCGGTCGACCCGTCGTGCTCGACGTCGCCGACGACGGCCGCGGCTTTGACCCGGCCGCCCCCGGGAGCGGGTCGGGTCACATCGGTACCCACGTCATGGCCGACCTCGCGGGCGACGCGGGGGCGCTGCTGCAGCTCGCGACGCGGCCGGGCGACGGCACCCGCTGGCGGCTCGCACTGCCGGGGTCGGCGTCGTGA
- a CDS encoding DUF4307 domain-containing protein, translated as MPLPRPAPGTAKWWVVGAVGIALGVAMSIYWGLHATVGLPTWQTVSYKVVDDRSVRVDFEVTNPGGTALTCTVQALAQDFSTVGTVRVAVPASGNERSEHRVTLRTTSRAVTGEVRTCE; from the coding sequence GTGCCCCTCCCCCGCCCCGCCCCCGGCACCGCCAAGTGGTGGGTCGTCGGCGCCGTCGGCATCGCCCTCGGGGTGGCCATGTCGATCTACTGGGGGCTCCATGCGACGGTGGGTCTGCCCACCTGGCAGACGGTCAGCTACAAGGTGGTCGACGACCGCAGCGTCCGGGTCGACTTCGAGGTGACCAACCCCGGCGGCACAGCGCTGACGTGCACGGTTCAGGCGCTGGCGCAGGACTTCTCGACCGTCGGCACCGTGCGCGTGGCCGTCCCGGCGTCAGGGAACGAGCGTTCGGAGCACCGGGTCACGCTGCGCACGACCTCGCGCGCGGTCACCGGCGAGGTCAGGACCTGCGAGTAG
- the greA gene encoding transcription elongation factor GreA has protein sequence MTETAAGFLTQEAHDRLKAELDQLTGEGRLEIARKIEEAREEGDLKENGGYHAAREEQGKMEARIRQITELLQTATVGETPADDGIVEPGMLVTVEMFGDEETFLLGNREIADGSDLQVFSEKSAMGAAINGKSVGETTSYEAPNGKTIDVKVLAAKPYSA, from the coding sequence GTGACCGAGACCGCTGCTGGCTTCCTGACCCAGGAGGCCCACGACCGCCTCAAGGCAGAGCTCGACCAGCTGACCGGCGAGGGTCGCCTCGAGATCGCCCGCAAGATCGAGGAGGCCCGCGAGGAGGGCGACCTCAAGGAGAACGGCGGCTACCACGCCGCTCGCGAGGAGCAGGGCAAGATGGAGGCCCGCATCCGCCAGATCACCGAGCTGCTCCAGACCGCCACGGTGGGCGAGACGCCGGCCGACGACGGCATCGTCGAGCCCGGCATGCTCGTCACCGTCGAGATGTTCGGCGACGAGGAGACCTTCCTGCTCGGCAACCGCGAGATCGCCGACGGCTCCGACCTTCAGGTGTTCTCGGAGAAGTCCGCCATGGGCGCGGCCATCAACGGCAAGAGCGTCGGCGAGACCACGAGCTACGAGGCCCCCAACGGCAAGACGATCGACGTCAAGGTCCTCGCCGCCAAGCCGTACTCGGCCTGA
- the trhA gene encoding PAQR family membrane homeostasis protein TrhA codes for MSERTDRPAPSAGSTSGIVAAVKPRLRGWLHLVMFPLALLGGLVLVVVSDPGTVRTASIVFTVSAALLFGVSAVYHRGTWGPRMAALLKRFDHSNIYLIIAGTYTPFAVTLLPGDQARLLLTVIWGGAIAGVLFRIFWVGAPRWLYTALYIALGWAAIFYVVPFWQSGGPLIGSLIGLGGLLYTAGGIVYGIKRPNPWPRWFGFHEVFHAFTLGGFITHFIAVTLAVIGYQAAT; via the coding sequence ATGAGCGAACGCACCGACCGACCTGCACCGAGCGCCGGCTCCACCTCCGGCATCGTCGCCGCGGTCAAGCCCCGCCTACGGGGCTGGCTGCACCTCGTCATGTTCCCGCTCGCGCTGCTCGGTGGCCTCGTGCTTGTCGTCGTGTCCGACCCGGGCACCGTCCGCACGGCCTCGATCGTCTTCACGGTGAGCGCCGCCCTGCTGTTCGGCGTCTCGGCGGTCTACCACCGCGGCACGTGGGGCCCGCGGATGGCCGCCCTGCTCAAGCGCTTCGACCACTCGAACATCTACCTCATCATCGCGGGCACGTACACGCCGTTCGCGGTGACGCTGCTGCCCGGTGACCAGGCCCGCCTGCTGCTCACCGTCATCTGGGGCGGCGCCATCGCCGGCGTGCTCTTCCGCATCTTCTGGGTCGGGGCGCCGCGCTGGCTCTACACCGCGCTCTACATCGCCCTCGGCTGGGCCGCGATCTTCTACGTCGTGCCGTTCTGGCAGTCGGGCGGGCCGCTCATCGGCTCCCTCATCGGCCTCGGCGGGCTGCTCTACACCGCCGGCGGCATCGTCTACGGCATCAAGCGGCCCAACCCGTGGCCGCGCTGGTTCGGCTTCCACGAGGTGTTCCACGCCTTCACCCTCGGCGGCTTCATCACCCACTTCATCGCCGTCACCCTCGCCGTGATCGGCTACCAGGCCGCGACCTGA
- a CDS encoding isoprenyl transferase, translated as MGWRDVVYGAYERRVLKGLPQEALPRHVAVMLDGNRRWARARGAGTASGHQAGADKIVSLLEWCEEAGVEYVTLWLLSTDNLGRASAELTPLLGIIENAVADLARTGRWHVRIAGATALLPPETAASLKESAELTADVTGMVVNCAVAYGGRREIADAVRDLLLARGAAGLPLEQIAAELTVEDIAEHLYTKGQPDPDLVIRTSGEQRLGGFLLWQSATSEFYFCEAYWPDFRHVDFLRALRAYAGRHRRHGA; from the coding sequence GTGGGGTGGCGCGATGTGGTCTACGGCGCGTACGAGCGCCGGGTCCTCAAGGGGCTGCCGCAGGAGGCACTGCCGAGGCACGTCGCCGTCATGCTCGACGGCAACCGCCGGTGGGCCCGCGCCCGCGGGGCGGGCACGGCGTCGGGCCACCAGGCGGGCGCCGACAAGATCGTCTCCCTGCTCGAGTGGTGCGAGGAGGCGGGCGTCGAGTACGTCACTCTCTGGCTGCTCTCGACCGACAACCTGGGCCGTGCGTCGGCCGAGCTGACCCCGCTGCTGGGCATCATCGAGAACGCCGTCGCCGACCTCGCCCGCACCGGGCGCTGGCACGTGCGCATCGCGGGCGCGACCGCCCTGCTCCCGCCGGAGACCGCCGCCTCGCTCAAGGAGTCGGCCGAGCTCACCGCGGACGTCACGGGCATGGTCGTCAACTGCGCCGTGGCCTACGGCGGTCGCCGGGAGATCGCGGATGCCGTGCGCGACCTCCTGCTCGCGCGTGGCGCCGCGGGCCTCCCGCTCGAGCAGATCGCCGCCGAGCTCACGGTCGAGGACATCGCCGAGCACCTCTACACCAAGGGCCAGCCCGACCCCGACCTCGTCATCCGCACGTCGGGGGAGCAGCGGCTCGGCGGGTTCCTGCTCTGGCAGAGCGCGACCTCCGAGTTCTATTTCTGCGAGGCGTACTGGCCCGACTTCCGCCACGTCGACTTCCTCCGGGCCCTGCGCGCCTACGCCGGCCGGCACCGCCGCCACGGGGCCTGA
- a CDS encoding PhoH family protein, translated as MASKTSATSSTTTTERDVAPAGVPGRKTYVIDTSVLLSDPKAMVRFAEHEVVLPVVVVTELEAKRHHPELGFFARQALRLLDDLRISAGRLDRPVEVGTVGGSLRVELNHTDPSALPPGFRLGDNDTRILAVARNLADEGHDVTIVSKDLPMRVKASACGLEAEEYRAEQGVDTGWTGIHELEVSTDELDQLYDRGRIEHAAAAELPCHTGLVLLSPRGSGLGRVGADKQIRLVRGDRDAFGLHGRSAEQRIALDLLLDPDVGIVSLGGRAGTGKSALALCAGLESVMERRVQRKVIVFRPLFAVGGQELGYLPGTEAEKMNPWGQAVFDTLSALVSTEVVEEVMDRGLLEVLPLTHIRGRSLHDAFVIVDEAQSLERNVLLTVLSRIGQNSKVVLTHDVAQRDNLRVGRHDGVAAVIEKLKGHPLFAHVTLTRSERSPIAALVTDLLEGLEA; from the coding sequence ATGGCTTCGAAGACCTCTGCCACCTCGTCGACGACCACGACCGAGCGCGACGTCGCCCCGGCCGGTGTCCCCGGCCGCAAGACGTACGTCATCGACACGTCGGTGCTGCTGTCCGACCCCAAGGCCATGGTCCGTTTCGCCGAGCACGAGGTCGTGCTGCCGGTGGTGGTCGTGACCGAGCTCGAGGCCAAACGGCACCACCCCGAGCTGGGGTTCTTCGCGCGTCAGGCGCTGCGACTGCTCGACGACCTGCGCATCAGCGCCGGGCGCCTCGACCGGCCGGTCGAGGTCGGCACCGTCGGCGGCAGCCTGCGGGTCGAGCTCAACCACACCGACCCGTCCGCGCTGCCGCCCGGGTTCCGGCTCGGCGACAACGACACCCGCATCCTCGCCGTGGCGCGCAACCTCGCCGACGAGGGGCACGACGTGACCATCGTCTCGAAGGACCTCCCGATGCGGGTCAAGGCGTCGGCCTGCGGCCTGGAGGCCGAGGAGTACCGCGCCGAGCAGGGCGTCGACACCGGGTGGACCGGCATCCACGAGCTCGAGGTGAGCACCGACGAGCTCGACCAGCTCTACGACCGCGGCCGCATCGAGCACGCCGCGGCGGCCGAGCTGCCCTGCCACACGGGCCTCGTGCTGCTCTCGCCCCGCGGCAGTGGCCTGGGTCGGGTCGGGGCCGACAAGCAGATCCGCCTCGTGCGCGGTGACCGGGACGCCTTCGGGCTGCACGGCCGCAGCGCCGAGCAGCGCATCGCCCTCGACCTGCTGCTCGACCCCGACGTCGGCATCGTCAGCCTCGGCGGCCGCGCCGGCACGGGCAAGTCGGCGCTCGCGCTGTGCGCCGGGCTCGAGTCGGTCATGGAGCGGCGGGTGCAGCGCAAGGTCATCGTCTTCCGCCCGCTCTTCGCGGTCGGCGGGCAGGAGCTCGGCTACCTGCCCGGCACCGAGGCCGAGAAGATGAACCCCTGGGGCCAGGCGGTCTTCGACACCCTGAGCGCGCTCGTCTCGACCGAGGTCGTCGAGGAGGTCATGGACCGCGGCCTGCTCGAGGTGCTGCCGCTCACGCACATCCGTGGCCGCTCGCTGCACGACGCCTTCGTCATCGTCGACGAGGCCCAGAGCCTCGAGCGCAACGTCCTGCTCACCGTGCTGTCGCGCATCGGCCAGAACAGCAAGGTCGTGCTCACCCACGACGTCGCCCAGCGCGACAACCTCCGCGTCGGTCGGCACGACGGGGTGGCCGCGGTCATCGAGAAGCTCAAGGGCCACCCGCTCTTCGCGCACGTCACCCTCACCCGGTCGGAGCGCAGCCCCATCGCCGCGCTCGTCACCGATCTGCTCGAGGGCCTGGAGGCCTGA
- a CDS encoding cystathionine gamma-synthase, with amino-acid sequence MSDELGFSTRAIHAGQEADATTGAVVPPIYQVSTYKQDGIGGFRGGYEYSRSANPTRTALEECLAALEGGGRGFAFASGLAGQDTIARSLLVPGDHVVVPSDAYGGTYRYFNKVARPQGIEHTIARVGDVESVRAAIRPGSTKIVWVETPTNPLLNVADIEALAEVAHAAGAVLVVDNTFATPYLQNPLALGADIVTQSTTKYLGGHSDVVGGAVVTAKRVEVPGFEDAEERIAFNQNSIGGVAGPFDSWLVLRGARTLSVRMDRHCDNAEKVVDFLTGHDGVSQVLYPGLPEHPNHDVAARQMKRFGGMVSFRMKRGEDAAVKACAAVRVWTLGESLGGVESLIEHPARMTHSSVAGTELEVPDDLIRLSVGIEDVDDLIADLREALDIHG; translated from the coding sequence ATGTCTGACGAACTCGGCTTCTCGACCCGCGCCATCCACGCCGGACAGGAGGCCGACGCCACGACGGGTGCGGTCGTGCCGCCGATCTACCAGGTCTCGACGTACAAGCAGGACGGCATCGGCGGCTTCCGGGGCGGCTACGAGTACAGCCGCTCGGCGAACCCGACGCGCACGGCGCTCGAGGAGTGCCTGGCGGCCTTGGAGGGCGGCGGTCGCGGTTTCGCCTTCGCCTCCGGGCTCGCCGGCCAGGACACCATCGCGCGCTCGCTGCTCGTGCCCGGCGACCACGTCGTCGTGCCGAGCGACGCCTACGGCGGCACCTACCGCTACTTCAACAAGGTCGCGCGTCCGCAGGGCATCGAGCACACCATCGCCCGCGTCGGTGACGTCGAGTCGGTGCGCGCCGCCATCCGCCCGGGCAGCACGAAGATCGTCTGGGTCGAGACGCCGACCAACCCGCTGCTCAACGTCGCCGACATCGAGGCGCTCGCCGAGGTCGCGCACGCGGCCGGGGCGGTGCTCGTCGTCGACAACACCTTCGCCACCCCGTACCTGCAGAACCCGCTCGCCCTCGGCGCCGACATCGTGACGCAGTCGACGACGAAGTACCTCGGCGGGCACAGCGACGTCGTCGGCGGCGCGGTCGTCACCGCCAAGCGGGTCGAGGTGCCGGGGTTCGAGGACGCCGAGGAGCGGATCGCCTTCAACCAGAACTCGATCGGCGGCGTGGCCGGCCCGTTCGACTCGTGGCTCGTGCTGCGCGGCGCCCGCACGCTGTCGGTGCGCATGGACCGTCACTGCGACAACGCCGAGAAGGTCGTCGACTTCCTCACCGGGCACGACGGCGTCAGCCAGGTGCTCTACCCGGGCCTGCCCGAACACCCCAACCACGACGTCGCCGCACGTCAGATGAAGCGCTTCGGCGGCATGGTCAGCTTCCGGATGAAGCGGGGCGAGGACGCCGCGGTCAAGGCGTGCGCCGCCGTGCGCGTCTGGACCTTGGGGGAGTCGCTCGGTGGCGTCGAGTCGCTCATCGAGCACCCCGCGCGGATGACCCACAGCTCGGTGGCCGGCACCGAGCTCGAGGTCCCCGACGACCTCATCCGCCTCTCGGTCGGCATCGAGGACGTCGACGACCTCATCGCCGACCTGCGCGAGGCCCTCGACATCCACGGCTGA
- the mca gene encoding mycothiol conjugate amidase Mca, translated as MRLMAVHAHPDDESSKGAATTAKYVAAGATVRVVSCTGGERGDILNEKLKNDAHILRDLTQVRRDEMKAAQQVLGCEHTWLGFVDSGLPEGDPLPPLPEGCFALEDLEVTTEALVRVIREFRPHVMTTYDEKGGYPHPDHVMCHTVSMAAFEAAGDPERYPHAGEPWQPLKIYYNGGWTKDRLVALHQAMLDEGLESPYTDWLANWQPRRQGGRVTPVPCGEYFETRDRALRAHATQVDPDGFWFKVPMELQQRVWGVEEFELAVSYVPVPDDEDDLFAGLESVEAADARAVRRDHELVHDGRVGELSDEPSEDAIEEAVDDAVEEARELDDTDSDATHDTDSDDGVTVPADRRPAARVEGD; from the coding sequence ATGAGGCTGATGGCGGTGCACGCGCACCCCGACGACGAGTCGAGCAAGGGCGCCGCGACGACGGCGAAGTACGTGGCGGCGGGCGCGACGGTGCGTGTCGTGTCGTGCACGGGCGGCGAGCGCGGTGACATCCTCAACGAGAAGCTGAAGAACGACGCCCACATCCTGCGCGACCTGACGCAGGTGCGGCGTGACGAGATGAAGGCGGCCCAGCAGGTGCTCGGCTGCGAGCACACGTGGCTCGGCTTCGTCGACTCCGGTCTGCCCGAGGGTGACCCGCTGCCGCCGCTGCCCGAGGGGTGCTTCGCCCTCGAGGACCTCGAGGTCACGACCGAGGCCCTCGTGCGCGTGATCCGCGAGTTCCGCCCGCACGTCATGACGACCTACGACGAGAAGGGTGGCTACCCCCACCCCGACCACGTCATGTGTCACACCGTCTCGATGGCGGCCTTCGAGGCGGCCGGCGACCCCGAGCGCTACCCGCACGCGGGCGAGCCCTGGCAGCCGCTGAAGATCTACTACAACGGCGGCTGGACGAAGGACCGCCTCGTCGCCCTGCACCAGGCGATGCTCGACGAGGGGCTCGAGAGCCCCTACACAGACTGGCTCGCGAACTGGCAGCCCCGCCGACAGGGCGGACGCGTCACGCCGGTCCCGTGCGGCGAGTACTTCGAGACCCGCGACCGCGCCCTCCGCGCGCACGCCACCCAGGTCGACCCCGACGGGTTCTGGTTCAAGGTGCCGATGGAGCTGCAGCAGCGGGTGTGGGGCGTCGAGGAGTTCGAGCTCGCGGTGTCGTACGTCCCCGTCCCCGACGACGAGGACGACCTCTTCGCCGGGCTCGAGAGCGTCGAGGCCGCTGACGCTCGCGCCGTCCGTCGCGACCACGAGCTCGTGCACGACGGCCGGGTCGGCGAGCTGTCCGACGAGCCGAGCGAGGACGCCATCGAGGAGGCCGTCGACGACGCGGTCGAGGAGGCGCGCGAGCTCGACGACACCGACAGCGACGCCACCCACGACACCGACAGCGACGACGGCGTCACGGTCCCGGCCGACCGCCGACCCGCGGCACGGGTGGAGGGCGACTGA
- a CDS encoding response regulator — MSAPVRVVLVDDHRLVRAGLRAVIDAEADLEVVGEAADGSEVEAVVARTAPDVVLMDLSMPVVDGIEATRSLRSTGHRAAVVVLTSFAESNRVAAALEAGAVGYLLKDSEPRDVVVAVRAAAAGHAPIDPRVARVLLPSTGGGDGGPALSPRERQVLALVATGMANKQIGRALGITERTVKVHLGNVFRHIGVGDRTSAALWARDHGIT; from the coding sequence GTGAGCGCGCCGGTGCGCGTCGTGCTCGTCGACGACCACCGCCTCGTGCGTGCGGGGCTGCGGGCGGTGATCGACGCCGAGGCCGACCTGGAGGTCGTCGGCGAGGCCGCCGACGGATCGGAGGTCGAGGCCGTGGTCGCACGGACCGCTCCAGACGTCGTGCTCATGGACCTCTCGATGCCCGTCGTCGACGGGATCGAGGCCACCCGGTCGCTGAGGTCGACGGGCCATCGGGCAGCCGTCGTCGTGCTCACCTCCTTCGCCGAGAGCAACCGGGTCGCCGCGGCGCTCGAGGCCGGCGCCGTCGGCTACCTGCTCAAGGACAGCGAGCCGCGCGACGTCGTCGTCGCGGTCCGGGCGGCCGCCGCCGGGCACGCCCCCATCGACCCACGGGTGGCCCGGGTGCTGCTGCCGTCGACGGGGGGAGGCGACGGTGGGCCGGCCCTCAGCCCGCGCGAGCGTCAGGTACTCGCCCTCGTCGCGACCGGCATGGCCAACAAGCAGATCGGGCGCGCCCTCGGCATCACGGAGCGAACCGTCAAGGTGCACCTCGGCAACGTCTTCCGTCACATCGGCGTGGGCGACCGCACGAGCGCGGCGCTGTGGGCCCGCGACCACGGCATCACCTGA